CCACTGGTAGAGTAATAGGTAGCAGAGGTCCATATATGTGTTGACAGCAGGAAGCACTCCAAGGCTTCatacaaaatggcaccctattttatatatagtgcactaattttgaccgtAGCTCTATGGGCGCTGGCCAAAAGTAGTAAATTGGGTGCCATTTAGGCCGCAGCTCAAATACCAGTCGCAGAAGAGAACGTAGTTGCCACTGACAGAAGCTTGAGGCATCCTAAGCCCACAGGGGAGATATGGCACTGCTACAAGTCCAACTAGAGCCCCTGAGTCTCTGGAGAATACGGTTGGCAGAGAATCAAATGGGAAGCTTTTAGCAATAATAAAATGGGAAATTGGTATTCCATCAAATATGAGGCGTCACTCAGGAAACatctggggaggaagagagagcagctATGAATACAGATTCATAAACATAAAGTTCACAATACATTAAGCATGATACAGAAGTGACAGGGGTCTTTATAAAGAAGGGAGGACGCatgtcagtgtttcccctaggtgtttttttttctttccgCAGTGGCAAGAgtcacaggggggggggggggggggggggtgttcaggTTCACTCTCTAATCACAATTTTTACATAGAAAAGCAACACAATTTGATGTTCTAAGTACACAGCAATCCtaaaaccacatcaggagaccactttcgAGGTCTGGAAAACATTAAGATATTTAGATTTAATGTTTTTAATGTTACCCTTTTATTCAAGTGCTCACGCACCTAGGActgtttggttagcagtgtttctgtagcacgTGACAGCATTTGAAAAACAATTGCCCATTGGATTGATGGAAATAATAATGATATCATTTTACCAGGTAGGCATAGGCTACTTTATAGcaagttaacatttaattgagaaggtttttgggaaagcctttccatctaccaagACATACCATTAGAGTCGCTATATTTCCTCCAGTCAAATTGTAGGGGTGTGGTGGCAACAATTTAGCAGCGGCGGTGCGATGCTGCTAAAATAATATATGGGAAACACTGCACTGACAGAGGGAAGTTTATTACTCACAGCTAGCAGGTTGCTCTCCAAATCGCCGCATTAGCTGATCGTGAGTGAACTTAACGAAAGCATCATATTGCTCtgcaaaaagagagaaaaaggtcTGACAATAAACAGAGTGCTATATATTCTGCAGAGGTCACAGAAACAGCTTCTCCAACACACCTGCTAGTTTTGTTGTCAATATTTCGTCATATTCTTCCCTTATCTTCTCCTCTCGTTCTTTAAGTAGTCGTTCACAGATCATCCCAACCTGTCTCAAGGTAAATAGAGGTTGCTCTTTTCTAGATGGGGAGACGGCACCAGAAGATGTTCCTGTATAGAGAATAAGTATCCATTATCGGGGAGAACATTCTCAAAACCACATGtgaaacttgacccccaaaaatgATGACATTAAATGAAGCCAAGCGACATACAACTGCAAGCTAACAATAGGGATGACAATTGTTGTGAGGCAACCAATGGTTTCCATTTGATGAACCCCCTCAGATGTGTCTTTATTCCTCCTGATGTCCTTCCTGAGTAAAAGCAGACTGGACATACCTGGCAGACTGGATCCATTAAGGATGGAGCTATGGGGTTGTGACTCCAGGGGACAACAGCCCTCGGTCTGCTGAAAGCTGTTCTCCAGGTGCCTTCGCTTCTGCATCCGCTTGTACTCTTGCTTGATATTGTGCAGGATTTGCTCTGGAATGGAAAACAAGGGCAAGATGTGGTTAGGGCAAGCTAATCAATCATTCCAAATAACAAATTGCACAACATACTCAAGCAATATACCTTGTGAGTCATCTTGATACTTCACTAAGTAACTAACAACAATATGACCTTAATTCAAGGACAAAGGCTACAAAACTCGAGCTATCCACTTCCGTAGCAAATGAGAACCCCATTCCAACCCCTGCAGGAAGCAATTCCACTGCACAGACTAGGCCATGTTGGACCAGAGGTAGAAAAAGTatccaactgtcatacttgagtaaaagataacttaatggaaaatgactcaagtaaaattcacccagtaaaatacaacttgagtaaacctaaaagtatttggttttaaatatacttaagtatcaaaaataaatgtaatggctaaaatatacctaagtatcaaaagtataaataatttctgaTTCATTACATTAAGTaaatttacagacagacagggaggggcaCACTCCAATAATTTACAAACTATGCATGTCCaccagatcaaaggcagtagggatggatgacctcttgataagtgtgtgaattgcaccattttcctgtccttttAAGCATTCAAACTATAACAAATGTCAGGGGAAAATGTAAGGCGTAAAAAgcatattattttctttaggaatgttgtgaagtaaacaaaaatataaaatagtaAAGATACccataaaaacatttttaaatgtaaaGTAGTTTTACTAAAcctaaagtactttacaccagtgTTTGAC
This portion of the Salvelinus fontinalis isolate EN_2023a chromosome 27, ASM2944872v1, whole genome shotgun sequence genome encodes:
- the akirin2 gene encoding akirin-2, with the protein product MACGATLKRTMDFDPLMNQASPKRRRCTPMSQAASTSSPQKYLRMEPSPFGEVSSRLTTEQILHNIKQEYKRMQKRRHLENSFQQTEGCCPLESQPHSSILNGSSLPGTSSGAVSPSRKEQPLFTLRQVGMICERLLKEREEKIREEYDEILTTKLAEQYDAFVKFTHDQLMRRFGEQPASYVS